From Alteromonas australica, one genomic window encodes:
- a CDS encoding DUF1329 domain-containing protein, with product MIKKLGIIAAAMSLALTGTHALAKITEAEANKLGNELTPLGAEKSGNADGSIPAWTGGITKAPDGYSVGDHHPDPYPEDKVLFEITAQNYKEYAEYLSEGQIKLFEAYPETFRMPVYPTRRSASNPQEIYEATKVNATRAELLDGGNGIKGAVLGIPFPIPKNGLEAIWNHILRYRGEAVQRNGGQAAVTTSGDYNVIGFDEQLMIKYAEEGATPEKLTDENVLFMFKQKVTKPARLAGTALLVHETVDQVKEPRKAWTYNTGQRRVRLAPNIAYDTPGTAADGLRTTDDFDMFNGSPNRYNWKLVGKKEMYVAYNNYKLHSENASYEDILTPNHVNPDLTRWEKHRVWVVEATLKEGFRHIYQKRVFFIDEDSWQVQVADMYDNRGELYRVAVAYGVNYYEVPTQWSTLDAYHDLNSRRYLAIGLDNEESMYDFSVRPRDVEFTPQALRREGMR from the coding sequence ATGATTAAGAAACTAGGAATTATCGCAGCGGCAATGTCGCTAGCACTCACCGGAACGCATGCGTTAGCGAAAATCACTGAGGCTGAAGCAAACAAGCTTGGCAACGAATTAACGCCATTGGGTGCAGAAAAGTCGGGCAATGCTGATGGCAGCATTCCCGCTTGGACTGGCGGTATTACCAAAGCACCTGATGGGTATTCAGTGGGCGACCATCACCCTGACCCTTATCCAGAAGATAAAGTGCTTTTTGAAATAACCGCACAAAATTACAAAGAGTATGCTGAGTACCTTTCTGAAGGCCAAATTAAGTTATTTGAAGCCTACCCAGAAACGTTCCGTATGCCGGTTTACCCAACCCGTCGTTCAGCCTCTAACCCGCAAGAAATTTATGAGGCCACTAAGGTAAATGCTACCCGCGCAGAATTGCTAGATGGTGGTAACGGTATTAAAGGCGCGGTACTCGGTATTCCATTCCCTATTCCAAAAAATGGGTTAGAAGCGATTTGGAATCATATTCTTCGCTATCGCGGTGAAGCCGTACAACGAAACGGCGGTCAAGCAGCAGTAACCACCTCGGGTGATTACAACGTTATCGGTTTCGATGAACAGCTTATGATTAAATACGCTGAAGAAGGGGCAACACCTGAGAAACTGACTGACGAAAACGTATTATTCATGTTTAAACAGAAAGTGACTAAGCCTGCACGTTTGGCCGGTACGGCACTATTGGTACATGAAACGGTTGACCAAGTTAAAGAGCCTCGCAAAGCATGGACTTACAACACTGGTCAGCGCCGTGTTCGTCTAGCACCAAACATTGCTTATGACACGCCGGGAACCGCAGCAGATGGCCTTCGTACTACCGATGACTTCGATATGTTTAATGGTTCACCTAACCGTTATAACTGGAAGTTAGTTGGTAAAAAAGAGATGTATGTTGCCTATAACAACTACAAGTTACACTCTGAGAACGCAAGCTATGAAGACATCTTAACGCCAAACCACGTTAATCCTGATTTAACCCGTTGGGAAAAGCACCGCGTTTGGGTGGTTGAAGCAACGCTAAAAGAAGGCTTCCGTCACATTTATCAAAAACGCGTATTCTTCATTGATGAAGATAGCTGGCAAGTACAAGTGGCTGATATGTATGATAACCGTGGCGAACTTTATCGTGTTGCTGTAGCTTATGGTGTTAACTACTATGAAGTACCAACACAGTGGTCTACCCTTGATGCGTATCACGATTTAAATTCTCGTCGTTACTTGGCTATTGGGTTAGATAACGAAGAGTCTATGTACGACTTTAGTGTACGCCCAAGAGACGTTGAATTTACGCCTCAGGCGTTACGACGAGAAGGTATGCGCTAA
- a CDS encoding DUF1302 domain-containing protein: MINRPSAFKMSPVAAGVLTLLGAVSLPAHAANWQVGDATISLDSTFTLATSIRTESRDYSLIGNSNHAQFDWSGYHAAFNPLYASSDVWALADGGYSTNGDLGNLSHDPGDAFATQISGSHELDINFGDYGFFARGFWFYDFEQMDGDRPYSNPITGVQHDLCEDPAAEDLLCTDVRLYDAFFYGDWWIGDKPFTLRVGRQVISWGESTFIQHGINTTNPVDVTRARAPGAELKEVFLPVGMVYASLGITNNVSISGYYQYEWQRSWLPVSGSYFAGNDFAGEGGQSQNIQLGFSGNPDIDLDHLLEVLNQYGALLNAGTSETDLLGAYALYGTKVAIRGYSDEAHNDADDQGQYGLRLTWFAENLNETEFSFYHINYHSQRPLISGKTSDFSAAGIFTDLAYLKENTITKDNITDLGVFTQSEFYYPEDIGLYGMSFNTNIGTTAFAGEFAYRVDEPLQIDDVELLYMGMPEQLANSDIDALRRDDLAGISQLNNIGRTVGPGETAEGYLFSDTWQMQFTASHVFGPKFGTDNFVLLGEVGYVNIVDMPDPDVIRLNAPGTSRTPSLEPTADGNTRDGLLVGLSNGPETNPFATEDAWGYRLLAVADWNDVMAGINLRARATFSHDVDGTTPDPLYLFTEDVKSAAVSLTFDYLSKWSATASYSAFWGGIGTTNALSDRDFISFNIKYAI; the protein is encoded by the coding sequence ATGATAAACAGGCCTAGCGCTTTCAAAATGTCACCCGTTGCTGCTGGCGTACTCACGCTATTAGGTGCAGTAAGTCTTCCCGCACACGCTGCAAACTGGCAGGTCGGTGACGCCACCATTTCACTGGATTCAACGTTTACACTCGCGACGAGTATACGCACAGAAAGTCGTGACTATAGTTTAATAGGTAATAGTAACCACGCGCAGTTTGATTGGTCTGGTTATCATGCAGCTTTTAATCCGCTTTATGCTAGCAGTGACGTATGGGCACTTGCCGATGGCGGATACTCTACGAATGGCGATTTAGGTAATTTATCCCACGATCCCGGTGATGCGTTCGCGACGCAAATTTCCGGTAGCCATGAACTTGATATTAATTTTGGCGACTACGGCTTCTTTGCCCGTGGTTTCTGGTTCTATGATTTTGAGCAAATGGATGGCGATCGTCCTTACTCAAATCCCATTACTGGCGTGCAGCACGATTTATGTGAAGACCCTGCAGCCGAAGATTTACTCTGTACTGATGTTCGCCTTTATGATGCCTTCTTCTATGGTGATTGGTGGATTGGCGATAAGCCCTTCACATTACGTGTAGGCCGCCAAGTTATCAGCTGGGGTGAAAGTACCTTCATTCAGCACGGTATTAATACCACCAACCCTGTTGATGTTACTCGTGCTCGAGCGCCTGGTGCGGAACTTAAAGAAGTCTTTTTACCGGTAGGCATGGTTTACGCCTCACTAGGTATAACAAACAACGTGAGCATTTCAGGTTATTACCAGTATGAATGGCAACGCAGTTGGCTACCTGTTTCAGGAAGTTACTTCGCCGGCAATGACTTTGCAGGCGAGGGCGGTCAAAGCCAAAATATTCAGTTAGGCTTTAGTGGTAACCCTGATATTGACCTAGATCACTTACTAGAAGTGCTCAATCAGTACGGTGCACTGCTTAATGCGGGTACTAGCGAAACCGATTTGTTAGGCGCTTACGCACTTTACGGCACAAAAGTGGCCATTCGAGGCTATTCTGATGAAGCCCATAACGACGCTGACGACCAAGGCCAATATGGGTTACGTTTAACGTGGTTTGCTGAAAACTTAAACGAAACTGAGTTTAGTTTTTACCACATTAACTACCATAGCCAACGCCCTTTGATTTCAGGTAAAACATCTGATTTCTCTGCCGCAGGTATTTTCACTGACTTAGCGTACTTAAAAGAAAATACCATCACAAAAGACAATATCACCGACTTAGGCGTGTTTACTCAATCAGAGTTTTACTATCCTGAAGATATTGGCCTGTATGGCATGAGCTTTAATACCAATATCGGCACAACCGCCTTTGCAGGTGAATTTGCTTATCGTGTGGATGAGCCTCTACAAATTGATGATGTTGAACTCCTTTATATGGGTATGCCTGAACAGTTAGCTAACTCAGATATTGACGCTTTACGTCGTGACGACTTAGCCGGCATATCACAGCTTAACAACATTGGCCGTACGGTAGGACCTGGCGAAACAGCCGAAGGTTATCTATTTTCAGATACTTGGCAAATGCAATTTACAGCATCTCATGTGTTTGGCCCTAAATTTGGCACTGACAACTTCGTACTTTTAGGTGAAGTGGGTTACGTCAATATTGTTGATATGCCAGACCCGGACGTTATTCGTTTGAACGCGCCAGGCACGTCACGTACCCCCTCGCTTGAGCCTACCGCCGATGGTAATACCCGTGACGGGCTACTCGTTGGCTTGTCAAATGGCCCAGAAACCAATCCATTTGCCACTGAAGATGCGTGGGGATACCGTTTACTTGCGGTGGCCGATTGGAACGACGTAATGGCAGGCATTAACCTGCGTGCAAGAGCAACGTTTTCTCATGATGTAGATGGAACCACACCGGATCCACTATACCTTTTCACCGAAGATGTTAAGTCAGCGGCAGTATCTTTGACATTTGACTACTTAAGCAAATGGTCAGCAACCGCTTCTTACAGTGCTTTCTGGGGCGGCATAGGTACAACGAATGCGCTTTCAGATAGAGACTTCATTTCGTTTAACATCAAGTACGCAATTTAA
- a CDS encoding DUF2835 family protein, with the protein MNNTTTNSTYYFFSINVPYSQCEALYSPSAPNVVLVADNGVKVQVPTSRLRQFITSQGVKGRFRMTVNAQLKIVAFERVR; encoded by the coding sequence ATGAACAACACAACCACTAATTCAACGTATTACTTTTTCTCAATCAATGTGCCTTACAGTCAATGTGAGGCACTTTATTCTCCTTCTGCGCCTAATGTAGTATTGGTCGCTGACAATGGTGTTAAAGTGCAAGTGCCAACCAGTCGACTTAGACAATTTATCACCTCACAAGGTGTAAAAGGGCGCTTTAGAATGACAGTGAACGCACAACTTAAAATTGTCGCTTTCGAACGCGTTCGGTAA
- a CDS encoding efflux RND transporter permease subunit codes for MTQFIEHLVFANRKLLVAIFALATLFLGYQASQMRLDAGFEKNIPLNHEYMKTYIEHRKDFGGANNILVSVCDKDGDIFNTNFFDTLKNVHDQLFFINGVNRSLVVSLFSPSTRFTEIVEGGFAGGPVIPADFNSQSDDALALVAANIEKANIVGRQVASDYSCAMVTAQLLDIDPQTGEPLDTLALAAELEEQLRTQYENDRISIHIIGFAKMIGDVADGAKDVLLFFAIAIAITAVMVYFFSRSLMLTLLPLLCSVIAVIWQLGLLTSLGFGMDPMSILVPFLVFAIGVSHGVQMINAVEKQAVTGIGAKRASMAAFRNLLIPGGIALLSDTVGFMTLLVIDIGIIRELAITASMGVAVIILTNLVLLPVLMSFLKLDKMYVDKFAGKENANARFWAVIAACSRKKPAAIILIITGILFVFGHFQAQNMKIGDLHAGAPALHETSRYNQDTFLITDKYEVTVDYISILVETTPEACTSHSVMRAMDDFQWKMENVKGVQSTVSLASVAKIVNAGYNEGNVKWQVLPRNQQTLVQAISRVPTSSGLLNGDCSVMPIILFMEDHKAETISRVVEAVKDYRDEYQTDDMSFSLASGPVGVMAATNEAVKAAQDPMMLYVFGAVIALCLISFRSIRATLVVVIPLYVVSVLAQALMTYLQIGLTVSTLPVIALGVGIGVDYGIYILSTKSLMLKKGATVQEAYLAALKERGSAVLFTGITLAIGVSTWVFSSLKFQMDMGILLTFMFVVNMLGAIIVLPALARFLWWNKNDPDA; via the coding sequence ATGACCCAATTTATAGAACATCTTGTTTTTGCAAATCGCAAACTATTGGTTGCTATCTTCGCACTTGCAACCCTTTTTCTCGGCTATCAAGCCTCACAAATGCGTTTAGACGCAGGTTTCGAAAAAAACATCCCACTGAATCATGAATACATGAAAACCTATATTGAACACCGCAAAGACTTTGGCGGTGCAAACAATATTTTGGTTTCGGTGTGTGATAAAGACGGTGATATCTTTAACACGAACTTTTTCGACACGTTAAAAAATGTGCACGATCAGCTGTTTTTTATAAACGGTGTGAATCGTTCCTTGGTGGTATCACTTTTTTCTCCTTCTACGCGATTTACCGAAATTGTAGAAGGGGGCTTTGCTGGCGGCCCCGTCATTCCAGCAGACTTTAATTCGCAAAGTGACGACGCCCTTGCATTGGTGGCCGCCAACATTGAAAAAGCCAACATTGTTGGACGTCAAGTGGCCAGCGATTACAGTTGCGCCATGGTCACGGCACAACTATTAGACATCGACCCGCAAACAGGCGAACCTTTAGATACCCTTGCGTTAGCCGCTGAATTGGAAGAGCAGCTCCGTACCCAATACGAAAATGATCGCATTTCCATTCATATCATCGGCTTTGCGAAAATGATTGGTGATGTGGCTGACGGAGCGAAAGATGTATTACTGTTTTTCGCCATCGCTATCGCGATTACCGCTGTCATGGTGTACTTCTTCTCGCGCAGTTTAATGCTGACTTTACTGCCTTTACTTTGTTCGGTAATTGCCGTCATTTGGCAATTAGGGTTGTTAACCTCGTTAGGCTTTGGCATGGACCCCATGTCAATATTAGTGCCTTTCTTAGTCTTTGCCATTGGCGTCAGTCATGGCGTTCAAATGATTAACGCTGTTGAGAAACAGGCCGTTACCGGCATTGGCGCGAAGCGAGCCTCAATGGCAGCATTTAGAAACCTGCTTATTCCAGGGGGCATAGCTTTGCTTTCTGACACCGTAGGCTTCATGACATTATTGGTTATTGATATCGGCATTATTCGAGAACTCGCCATTACCGCCAGTATGGGTGTGGCAGTGATTATCTTGACGAATTTGGTGCTGTTACCAGTGCTGATGAGTTTCTTAAAGCTTGATAAAATGTATGTAGACAAGTTTGCCGGTAAAGAAAATGCCAATGCTCGTTTTTGGGCAGTGATTGCGGCGTGCTCTCGTAAAAAACCAGCGGCAATTATTTTAATCATCACCGGCATCTTGTTTGTATTTGGGCATTTCCAGGCACAAAACATGAAAATAGGTGATTTACATGCCGGTGCGCCTGCGCTTCATGAAACATCGCGCTATAACCAAGACACGTTCCTTATTACGGACAAATATGAAGTTACTGTTGATTACATTTCTATCTTGGTAGAAACCACGCCTGAAGCTTGTACGTCACACAGCGTGATGCGAGCCATGGATGATTTCCAATGGAAAATGGAGAATGTTAAAGGTGTGCAGTCTACGGTTTCACTCGCGTCTGTGGCGAAAATTGTCAACGCAGGGTACAACGAAGGCAATGTGAAATGGCAAGTATTACCACGTAATCAGCAAACACTGGTACAGGCTATTTCGCGAGTACCAACCTCATCGGGTTTACTGAATGGCGATTGCTCTGTCATGCCAATCATTCTCTTTATGGAAGATCACAAAGCCGAAACCATTTCTCGCGTGGTTGAAGCGGTGAAGGATTATCGCGATGAGTACCAAACCGATGACATGTCATTTAGCTTAGCTTCGGGCCCTGTTGGCGTAATGGCGGCGACGAATGAAGCGGTTAAAGCAGCCCAAGATCCCATGATGCTTTACGTATTTGGTGCGGTTATTGCGCTTTGTTTAATAAGCTTCCGTTCTATACGAGCAACGCTTGTAGTGGTGATCCCACTCTATGTGGTGTCGGTTTTAGCGCAAGCCTTAATGACATATCTTCAAATTGGTCTCACCGTCTCTACGCTACCTGTTATCGCACTAGGAGTGGGTATAGGTGTGGACTATGGTATTTATATCCTTTCTACGAAGAGTTTAATGCTGAAAAAAGGTGCCACCGTTCAGGAAGCTTACTTAGCGGCATTAAAAGAACGGGGAAGTGCGGTCCTCTTTACGGGGATTACACTAGCAATAGGCGTGAGCACGTGGGTATTCTCATCGCTTAAATTCCAAATGGACATGGGAATTTTGCTCACCTTTATGTTTGTTGTGAACATGTTAGGGGCCATTATTGTGCTTCCAGCCTTAGCGCGTTTCCTCTGGTGGAATAAAAACGACCCTGACGCATAA
- a CDS encoding WD40/YVTN/BNR-like repeat-containing protein translates to MIKRTIAACMTAAIAVSYSSKLHAEEAFIAPLVEQSVLLDVDAGNFVVIVGERGHILISEDGKSFKQVEVPSQSTLTATTIVGDNIWAVGHDAVILHSPDKGETWQVQNFQPELQRPFLDVLFFTAEHGIAIGAYGLFYRTTDGGENWAAERHASLLDPYDLEYLESVREESEAFYQQELESILPHLNRVTGSASTLYLAGEAGLLASSTDEGKTWQRYTVDYTGSFFDIKPLDETTVLAVGLRGNVFVSRDNQNWDYINTCSTSTLNSIYVGNDNQVFALGNNGILVSAERPFETSYHDPYASPSNCEPAKGVATQQVADKAALLNAVSFKGQTIAVTANGIKTLTLE, encoded by the coding sequence ATGATAAAAAGAACCATTGCAGCCTGCATGACAGCAGCAATCGCAGTAAGCTATTCATCTAAGCTGCACGCGGAAGAAGCGTTTATCGCACCTTTGGTTGAACAGTCCGTACTGCTTGATGTGGACGCAGGTAATTTTGTGGTTATTGTCGGTGAAAGAGGTCACATCCTTATTTCTGAGGATGGTAAATCGTTCAAACAAGTTGAAGTGCCTAGTCAATCAACGCTTACCGCAACCACCATTGTGGGCGATAACATTTGGGCAGTAGGGCATGATGCCGTTATTTTACATTCACCGGATAAAGGTGAAACCTGGCAAGTTCAAAACTTTCAGCCAGAATTACAACGCCCATTTCTTGATGTATTATTCTTCACCGCCGAACATGGCATTGCTATAGGCGCTTACGGCCTTTTCTATCGTACAACAGACGGTGGTGAAAACTGGGCAGCAGAGAGGCATGCCAGTTTATTAGACCCTTATGACCTTGAATACTTAGAAAGTGTTCGGGAAGAAAGCGAAGCATTTTACCAGCAAGAACTAGAATCAATACTGCCTCACTTAAATAGAGTCACAGGCTCAGCGTCAACATTGTACTTGGCTGGCGAAGCTGGATTATTGGCTAGCAGTACAGACGAAGGTAAGACCTGGCAACGCTATACCGTGGATTACACCGGCTCATTTTTTGATATCAAACCGTTAGATGAGACCACAGTGCTTGCCGTTGGGCTAAGAGGAAATGTGTTTGTTTCAAGAGATAATCAGAATTGGGACTACATCAATACCTGCTCTACTAGCACTTTGAATTCTATTTACGTTGGTAATGACAATCAGGTTTTCGCCCTTGGTAACAATGGTATTTTAGTGTCTGCAGAGCGTCCATTTGAAACCAGTTATCACGACCCATACGCAAGCCCTTCCAATTGTGAACCCGCTAAGGGCGTTGCAACTCAACAAGTTGCAGATAAGGCAGCATTGCTTAATGCTGTGTCGTTTAAGGGCCAGACCATTGCTGTAACAGCCAATGGTATTAAAACGCTAACGTTAGAGTAG